The sequence TCAAACATATAGCTACCCGAGGCGTGGAGCAGAGTGTTGGCATCCGACTGCTCGGTGTATTGGTCGATAAGCAGGCATTGATGCAACTTTGTACCTGGGTTTATATCGTAGGCAGGTGAGAGCGTCCACCCTTTCGGAGTAAGCAAGAAACCGTGATTGCGAAAGTGGTCGTCGGTATTGCCAAACATCACGTTAAACGCCACTCTACGATATAGTTCTCTGAGGTTCTGCTGTACGTCAACACATCCCTGAAGAATGAAATCTACGATGTCTAAATAACCATTACCTGTACTACTGCCGGCACCATCGTCGAAACCAAGCAACGACATAGCTGAAGCAAAATGTTTACGACGGCCATCGGCAGTTCTGTCGAAACGTTCAGAAAGCAACAGATGGCGATCTTTTGAAATCTTGATGGTATGGGTATTGGCCACGTTGATACCAGCTGCAGCTGCTAGCCTGTGCGAGAAATGCTCGATAAGTTCGGTGTTCTCCAAATCCTTCTTCGAAGGGAACTTAGCCACATAGAGTTTGCCGTCGGCATCTATGACATTGGCTTTGGGGCGGGCACCACCAAGCGATGTTCCTGGGTCGATCAACTGGTCGATCCAACGCTGCTCGGGCAACTCATTACGTTCTTCGGCCGACTCGATTTCATGACAGGCATCGCACAGGGCTCGAAGACTTTCAATGGGAGGCACTAGGAATTTTGCAGAATCGTTCATGTAGCTATCACTATCTTCATCTCTGTAGCGTATGCCGCCCATACGTGTAAAATCCTCAATACCCGTAAGGTAATCAAAGTTGGTAAGCATACGCACAGGTCTGCTCTCAGCTTGTGCTTTCAGGCGCTCTCTGCGGTCGAGCAACAAACGTCCCCAACGATCGGGAAAAGAGTCCTTCACGAACCCAAACACACT is a genomic window of Xylanibacter ruminicola 23 containing:
- a CDS encoding type II toxin-antitoxin system HipA family toxin — protein: MKKITVFADFDFLATPQEIGTLGYERIRGKDHFVFEYSREWLKKHGGIMLSGDLMNVPSLQHPRGADSVFGFVKDSFPDRWGRLLLDRRERLKAQAESRPVRMLTNFDYLTGIEDFTRMGGIRYRDEDSDSYMNDSAKFLVPPIESLRALCDACHEIESAEERNELPEQRWIDQLIDPGTSLGGARPKANVIDADGKLYVAKFPSKKDLENTELIEHFSHRLAAAAGINVANTHTIKISKDRHLLLSERFDRTADGRRKHFASAMSLLGFDDGAGSSTGNGYLDIVDFILQGCVDVQQNLRELYRRVAFNVMFGNTDDHFRNHGFLLTPKGWTLSPAYDINPGTKLHQCLLIDQYTEQSDANTLLHASGSYMFEQQEASEIIDQVRTAIKDWRATATELQVPLKILEPYCNRWDNL